One part of the Rutidosis leptorrhynchoides isolate AG116_Rl617_1_P2 chromosome 1, CSIRO_AGI_Rlap_v1, whole genome shotgun sequence genome encodes these proteins:
- the LOC139846628 gene encoding uncharacterized protein, producing MDFLKGNKKKGILFKVDFEKAFDCLNWDFLLDVMKSMGFGMKWRKWIFACLKSAIVSVLVNGSPTNEFSLGRGIRQGDPLSPFLFILAAEGLNILAKAAIEKGLFKGIEVGGDKILISHLQYADDTIFLGERNRENAYSLQNLLKCFELVSGLKVNFHKSFLYGIGVNDGEVDNMARWLNCQVGSFPFTYLGLPIGAKMNKINSWNPVLDKFKARLSSHEVNNVGVNFSNSFEKKICTVSSSKFWEEIWVGGNKLRFTFPRLYRLENVKDVAIKDRVEISGSSRLWKWDWARDPRGRTSRELENLCGLISAYNFSGDGFDSWTWNLANYGDFRVKSLCKLIEEQSVMGPTNASETMRNRLVPKKLEIFVWRAVQRRLPTRLELDKRGIDLYSTRCPLCDDDLESVEHSLILCKHAYDLWVRVYSWWGLGNVSNLSISEIFCGNNSAGMSTLGKKIWQAVEWVCTYLI from the exons ATGGATTTTTTAAAGGGAAATAAGAAGAAAGGGATACTTTTCAAAGTAGATTTTGAAAAAGCTTTTGATTGCCTCAATTGGGATTTTTTGTTGGATGTTATGAAGAGTATGGGGTTTGGTATGAAATGGAGAAAATGGATCTTTGCATGTCTCAAATCCGCAATCGTGTCGGTTCTTGTAAATGGGTCTCCGACTAATGAATTTTCACTTGGAAGAGGCATCCGGCAAGGTGATCCATTGTCACCTTTTCTCTTTATTTTAGCGGCGGAAGGTTTGAATATTTTAGCTAAAGCGGCTATTGAAAAGGGCTTATTCAAAGGGATTGAAGTAGGTGGTGATAAAATCCTAATTTCTCATCTTCAATATGCCGACGACACCATTTTTCTTGGGGAACGGAATCGGGAAAATGCCTATAGTCTACAAAATCTCCTCAAATGTTTTGAACTTGTTTCGGGGTTAAAAGTTAATTTTCATAAAAGTTTTCTTTACGGAATTGGGGTTAATGATGGTGAGGTGGATAATATGGCTCGATGGTTGAATTGTCAAGTTGGTTCCTTCCCTTTTACTTATCTCGGGCTCCCTATCGGTGCGAAGATGAATAAAATTAATAGTTGGAATCCCGTTCTAGATAAGTTCAAAGCTCGGTTGTCAA GTCATGAAGTAAACAATGTGGGCGTTAATTTTAGCAATTCGTTCGAGAAAAAAATTTGTACAGTTTCATCTTCGAAATTCTGGGAGGAAATCTGGGTGGGCGGAAACAAGTTGCGGTTCACTTTTCCTAGACTCTACAGATTGGAAAACGTTAAAGATGTAGCGATCAAGGATCGGGTGGAAATCAGTGGTAGCTCTCGGCTTTGGAAATGGGACTGGGCAAGGGATCCTAGGGGCAGAACATCTCGTGAATTAGAAAATCTATGCGGTCTGATTTCAGCCTACAATTTCTCAGGTGACGGGTTTGATTCTTGGACGTGGAATTTGGCAAACTATGGGGATTTCAGGGTTAAAAGTCTGTGCAAGCTGATTGAAGAGCAATCTGTTATGGGTCCAACCAATGCGTCCGAGACAATGCGTAATAGGTTAGTCCCGAAAAAGTTAGAAATTTTTGTGTGGCGGGCGGTTCAAAGGCGTCTTCCTACTAGATTGGAACTTGACAAACGAGGTATTGATTTATATAGCACTAGATGTCCATTGTGTGATGATGATCTTGAATCCGTGGAACACTCTTTAATTCTTTGTAAACATGCGTATGATCTTTGGGTTCGAGTATACTCTTGGTGGGGTCTTGGTAACGTGTCAAATCTTAGCATAAGTGAGATCTTTTGTGGTAATAATTCGGCCGGTATGTCAACCTTAGGAAAAAAGATTTGGCAGGCGGTTGAATGGGTGTGCACGTACCTAATTTGA